From the Cyanobium sp. M30B3 genome, the window GCCAGGAAGTTGCCGGCCACCGAGAAGCCGGGATAGCAGCGGTGGGCGGCGATCCCGGCACAGTTCACGCCGGTCCATGCGGCGCTGCGTCCCTGGGCGTCCACCAGATGCACCTGGCGGCCATCCCGGCCAGGATCGTCGCGCAGCAGCGAGGCCAGCACCTGCTCGGCCCCCTGCTCCCCGGCACTCTGGCGCTGCAGCTGTTCCAGACGATCCAGGCCCCAGGGGCCGAAATAGGGATTGGTGTTGGCCTGGGTGGCCACCGCTCCCACCCCAGCCCGGGCGTGGGGCACGAGTGAACCAACGGCCAGATGCTTGGTGGCCACTGCAACACCGGTCTGGGCAGTCTGCCGATCCCAGGCCACGATCGAGTAGGTCATCAGATCCCCAGCTCACGCATCGGTTCAGCGATGATTCCCTATGTCGCTCGTCCGAACTGTGACCCTGGTCACTGCTGACAACACAAACCACCTGCATCTGCAGCGCCAGGGGCCCCGGGCGGCGGAGTCTGGAACCGGCTGAAGCGATGATCGCCCCATGACCCAGCCCGAAGCCCGCACCAGCACCCCATCGGCAGTTGCGGCCCTGGCCTCAGCTGGGGGCGCTGAGCCATTGCTGGCCGATGCCCAGCGCCTGGAGAGCCAGCTCGAGGCCCTCTCCCGGATCGGCCGTCTGGCCTCGGGCGCCGTCCGGCGCCTCGCTTTCAGCGACGAGGACCGGGCCGCCCGCGCCCAGGTGCGCCAGTGGATGGAGGAGCTGGGCATGGCAGTGCGCATCGATGCCGCCGGCAACCTGATCGGTCGCTACGAGGGCCTGAACCCGACCTTGCCGGTGCTGGCCACCGGCTCCCACATCGACACCGTGCCCGAGGGGGGGCGCTACGACGGAGCCCTGGGGGTTGTGGGGGCACTGGAGGGGGTGCGCCTTCTGGCCGAGAGGGGACTGCGGCTGCGCCACCCCCTGGAGGTGATCGTGTTCGCCGATGAGGAGAGCACGATGGTGGGCTGCAAGAGCATGGTGGGCCGGGCCGATCCCGA encodes:
- a CDS encoding DUF1028 domain-containing protein codes for the protein MTYSIVAWDRQTAQTGVAVATKHLAVGSLVPHARAGVGAVATQANTNPYFGPWGLDRLEQLQRQSAGEQGAEQVLASLLRDDPGRDGRQVHLVDAQGRSAAWTGVNCAGIAAHRCYPGFSVAGNFLASDLVLLAMAEAYMAAEREGLALEERLLRALEAGEAHGGDHRGRQSAALLVMDREVYPQIDFRVDHHPEPLVALREILAETSRPYYTDFRAGLPSSFGAAHPVSPHATGDMPIRA